Within the Channa argus isolate prfri chromosome 12, Channa argus male v1.0, whole genome shotgun sequence genome, the region gagatgagaaaattaGTTAGTGATGACGTTGATAGTTAAATGTCCAAAATGGCAATTGACTGCTCCCTATTGAGTGAACTACTTAGTGCACATTATAGTGGAAAATAAAGGAAGGAATAAGAAGAATAAGTTTCAGATATGACCTTGTTTTTTCCATCAAGCTACTGTAGTTGACTAGTATGTGGGGCCAACGTATGTCATTTAATTGGTTCAGCTTTCTCCTGGCATGATTCAGATATGGAGGTGTGTTTTCTGTAGTTGTTCCTTTAGTTGCGTTTCCTGCATTTTTGTTGTCAGTTTCGTTGACTTGTTGGTTTAATAGGCAAAACCCAGATTACATCAATTCCCCCAAGTACTTCGCAACTCCATAtcaatgcagctttaaaaatgtgtttactgtgtcTTCTTGTTGAACTTGTCCACTTGAGCAGGAGTCATCTGGCACTCTGGACTTTCACATAGTGTTCTTCATACTTGCAGCTTGCCAGCTTGATGCCGCATTTTTCCTGTGTGCTAAAGTTGCTGGTTTAAAATTCAAAGGGATcatgtatttttcaaaaaaaacgaatacatttgatatttcataaatacaaatgaaacaaaatcaaatgatttgtaatttcttttatttacatgttacacAACCTTTATGGAAATGGAGATTGTATTTAAACCTTTGGCTCTGTTATCATGTGCTTTAAAATCCTGGgcgttttttttctcctctgtcttcttACTCTTACTGTCACCCTTCACTGGTGGGGGGATACGGTGGTGCTTTCTTTGAGTTAAACGGCGACACTGAGAGAATTAAGGAGTTTTTGTCAACCTGCTTATCCTCATCTGAAATGACATTTTGTCATAGGGAAGGCAGAGAGTTTAACATTCGGGACCTGTCGTATAGGTCTGAAAATACAACCACAAAGCAATTTGAGTGTTAATCTTCAGTTTTATCTGTTTCCCCATTTATTTTCAACTTTGGCTTGGAGCATGAAGTTCAAAAGGGCGTGTTTTCCCAAATATAAATATCCTAGATAAGACGCTTCAGCCTCAGTCCCTGTCTGAACCAAGATCTTATGTAGAGCCATGTTCAGTGTTCAGCTGTTCTTTTTGCTCATATGCACAAATGgttattttctgctgctgtaaccTCAAACTCAAGTGGGGAACAAGTATAAACACATGAGCTTGCTGTCATGTCACTGCAATGACACTGGTTAGACTTCGGTTAGTGAACTTTGCTGCATGTCATGTATCCTCtctcaacattttctgtttcctctctgCCGTTTGTCGACGAGTTAGGCCACAATACTTTCCCTTATATGACAAAGCTCTCCTTGCTTCAACACGTTAACCAATGGCAAAGCTGTGATTAATAAAAAGACGGCAGAGACAGTGAATATAATACTtgaaaatatagatttaaaCTAACAAAGGTTATTTGCCTTtgctttaaatacttttaatatttcattatttttatgtgaatgtatttctttgaattttacaataattacaataGTTCTCCCTCTTTtaattctattgttttttttggtaaaaacaactaaaatcaTCTGATCGTAAAAAGGtcttaatattaaaatacaacctcaaatgaacaaaaacaaataactttttTCACCAACCCCTGATttagttaataaaaaacaaacaaacacagaacaagTACAGGTCTGTTTGAATGGGTTTTCAGAAAAAAGCCTCTTCTGTCTAAAATGAATATGAAAGCATGACCGAGGTTCGCAAAACAGGATCTGCACAAACCACAACATTTCTAGAACAGTGTCCTACGGATACATGAGACCAAAGTGGAGTTGTTTGGACTTAATACCCagtgaaaaccaaaaacagcattttaggATTAACACCTGTCGACCACCATCAAGCACGAGAGTGGAGGAGGGAGGGTTTtggcttgttttgcagccacaggacTTGGGCACTTTGCAGTCCTTCAGTCGTCACTCCTGTCCGTATCGCAGTATTCTAGAGACAATTGTGAGGCCACCTGTCTTAAGGCTAAAGCTTGGTCCTAATCGACTCATGCAACAGGACATTCATCTAATGCAGACCAGCAAATCGACAAAAGAATGGCTAAAAATAAGGTCTTGGAATGGCcaagtcaaagtccagacctcaacccgATTGATATTATGAGAGCTGTGCATAAGTTCCCAAAACTTTACTCAACTGAAGTAAAGCTAAGAATAAGCCTCCACAAAGATGTGAAAAACTGATACCGGAATAAAGGAAATGATTACTGGCCCTGACCTGACACCTTGAAGTTAAAATCAAGATTTAGTCCGTGCTCATGCAGCGCCACCTGCTGGATGCGTTTGCCCATTTTCAAACAATATATGTTATAAACTGTACAAGTTCTGAGTAAGTGTGTATAAAATCTCTAGTTTAGATTAAACCAGGTTTTCTACAGGCGCAAGAACAAATAACATAAACACACGATGTTTTAGTCCTTGTCTGACATAGTACTGAATGTTAAGGCAAATATCAAATCATTCAGCTGAAACGGGGGCCACTTATTAGCTTCAATATTTTCCTCAGTAAAACACCTTGTAACTAATGTCAAACTACAGATTGATAAACactcaaaagaaaatgttctatTTATTACTTAATTTCATTTCAACACAGCCATCAAACAACTGGTTAGttaaatgtaaagtgtatgAGTGTAGTCAGGTTCTTATCTTTATTACTCAGCTATGATTATTAGTAGTTCATGTGGAGTGAGGTGCTCACATCTCAGATAGGATTGACTGAGACACATATACAGCTGTTAATACTAAAATATGTCCAAATCCATGTGATCGTactaatatttaataagcaAAATTACAGTTCAGTCCAtgatattaattaataaattaaggCACTTCCTTAttaagaaaacagaaatctaacttgcaattacatttttaaacacagaacCTGTGTAATATCCATttttgcataaacacacacacacacacgaagccTACTACGAGTCATGTCCCTGCAGGGATCCATGATGTTGCAACAATAATTGCATCCAATTGCAACCAAACCAAGACCCCATGAATTCTGCACAATCTTGAAATTTAAGGCATCATTAAAACCATTGTAACCTGCATCACAACTATTCAGAAAACCTGTCACAAAGATTGGCAatttaggctgcaacaatcacaaaaacatccGGAAGGGACTGAAAAGTGCAACAAAGTGTTAAAAATCTCTCAAACAGTCCTGTGTTATGTTACCTTTtcacacaatgttttaaaaatcttttttttttgccagtatAACTGGTGTTATACTGAGGAGTCTTTAGAAGTAAACAACGTTAGCATATGTGATAATACATAAGAATCAGTAACAAGAATTGTTTTGATATTGAAAAGCTGTATATTTACCTATAACTAACAGCTGTTTTAGCAtgagaacaaatgtttttgtgtctaaacctACATCAAGGAAGTGTAAAAGCTACGTGTGTACTGACTGAATGTTCATGTCAGTGGCTTAATGTGACTGTTGCAGTAAAGATCTATTAATTCGCATTGGTTTTattaatacattcatttttccccttttttccccaTGAGATCCATGAGCAAATTAAATGATGCAGTGTGATTTTAAAGGCTACGTTAGCTAATACATTTACCTTATAGTCGAAAATCCCACAATTCCTTTAAGTTGCATGCTAAGCCACTGTGCCACTGAGAACAATTGTGTCCAGTGGTTTTAGTAAcaagccttttttttctccccatttTCACTTGCTGGAAAGAAAAAgtgctaaaaatgtttttgaggaTTCTAACAAAAAGTCTGTTGTTAAAGTTGATGTTTGACTTTTTCCTCATATGTAAACTATAGTTCAGCTGAATTAAACAATTTGTAGAGTTTCTGTACTATATTACACACAGCGATAATATACAACTTTATTAATGTATTGTTAGTTAACTGTACCTTGAAGGAATAGTTCACCATTTAGGTAAATAGGCTTTTTTACTTTCTTGccaagatttaaaataaattcctcTCACATCAGTGCAGTTAATATTTAGCATCAGTCAGCatcttagcttagcataaagccTGGACACCAGGGCAAACAACTAGCATGACTCTGTCCAATGGTCTCAACCTCCTCATCTAACTCTGGGCAggaaagtgaataaaacacaaaatttcaACAATTCCTATAATCAACTTATGTTAACACGTTTTACAGCTCCAGGTTTCACTTGTTTCAGCCATGCAGTATCTAGACAGATGTACCTATTTATGTACTGTTAATTTATTGCtactttaatgtaaatatgttgtgCAGTTGAGCTTTGACATTGTCCTTCAGTGGTTTCACACATGCTCTGGTGGCATCCCTTTACTGCACAGCACAAGACCCACTGGGCAGGAAGTCCTGCACATACACTGCTACAGCCTTGGTGAGGTAGGTCATGCTCCCAAAGCGGCCACTCGGGGCACTGTCGTACAGCAGCCTGCACACTCCAGTGGATGGGTCCTTCTCTAGGATGCGCTCCTCTGCTCCCAAGTCCACCTGGAGAGGAACATAAATGGGTTCAGAGGACAGATGTAAATGGAGGGAGTTTCGTCCACGTCTGCTGATTTGGTTCTGACCTGATCTTTGTAGAACATGTCGTTGGCGAGGTGCACAATCTTTTCAACGTGGATGATGGAGCCGATACTCTGGATTTCAACATCTGCCAGCATAGTTAGGACCAGGATGGCCTCCACCAGCAGCTGTCGGTACTCAGGTTGAGGGACGCGGTTCAGAACAGTCTCCACGTGGACAGAGAATTTGATCTCTCCTGGGGTCATCTGGATGAGGATGGTggtaagagaaagagaaaatgaaggatCAGAAGATATTGCCAAAAAAGCAACTCCCATCTaaattttgccattttttaagTTCATTTTTGGCCATTATTTTCATACTTCACTTAACTTTTTTAATGCAATCACTTAAACATTGTTACTAGTTTAATATAGAACAGTATAGTATAAAAGTGTATCTATTCCAGATATGATGGATATCATTTAGTAGGAAAAATGCAGCTGAACCTTGAACTATGAATTTTTAGGTGCCATGATGGCGAAaggaaggacaaaaacaacacagtatcAGCATAATAAAGATAGACATAAATTTAGTTTACTGTAAATTTGCAACAAGCAAGTGAACCTCTTACCTCTCTGGTGGTTGAAGAAGGAAGGACAAACCCCTCTATGGACAGACCGTGACACTGAAAGACAATTTCTACGGTAATTACCTCATAAAATCAAATCGGAATTATTTTAAAGCCATATTTGTGCTTATAAAACAAACACTCTAAAATAATTCCTTATCATTTTTGTGCACGCTTTAGCAAACAGCAACAATAAACTAATAACAGTGACTTCAGTTTATAAAAGGTTTATCTGGAGCAACTGGAAACACGGCCCTTCATTAGAGTGTTTGTGGACTGACCTTCTGCAGGATCTTCCAGACCTTCTGATAGAATCCGACAGGGACTCGGTTGAGCGCCCCATCCAGCCGTCTCCTCCGCAGCCACTGGCCCTGTCTGGTGTCCTTCACAAATGGAATAATCTCTGGAATGTCCAGAGATTCAAAAGACGGCAATCTGTATCTCTGAACAGAAAGGACAGCAAAAGACATTGTTTAAAGGtctttattttggaaaaacagCACCTCCTTCCTCTTCTGAAGGATAAAGCAGTTCAGCAGACAATTTTCCAATCTGCTGtctaaaaagtaacattttggaATCGTGTGATACAATTAGAAATCCTTCACTTTAACACCttctcacaataaaaaaaataaagaaataaaaataataatacacgTGTTTGCTTAAATGCCCTCAAATAAGGGACCTCTTCAGCTCTCTCATAAGTTTTTTAAGAGTCTTTGATCACtgttttacaaaaacagaacCCAACATACTGTTGTTATCTCCATGTATCATATCAGTGGTTTGCAAAAGCAGTATATTTAAAGAATAATGGTAGTGAGGCGGCTCACTGTACGACCACTAAGCTGAAAAGCTATGCATGGAATCTTTTGCCGTGCTGTGTAGGGACCATCCGGATGCCGTTCACTGGCAGAGCCCAGTAGGAgagagggattgtagacctggaaAACGTTGTtcagataaaaaagaaaaaaagagaaaatgctttGGACTTGACCACTCTGTGGTTGAAAGTCCGAGCTCTGAGCCAGGCAGCCACTGAGGATATGAACAGCGGTGTGGCAGGTCTCTTTCAGCTGATCAAAAATGAGCCGTGCTGCTGTGCTTTGAATCACCTGGGGAGATCAGATGGTGTTCATGGGATCACCTGAGAATCTCCAACGTTACTTTTACAGTTGGTTGTGAGCAGTAAGAAGTCATTGGACAAATGTGTCTTATTTCTCACATTCAGTGAAAATTAGTTTTATCTTATGTTAGTATTGTAGAGACCTTCTAAGACATCAtgtttttctatatttctatTAGTCTCTATATAGTTTTCAATGGTAGTTGCCGGTgtataaaactaaaatcttACGATATCTAAAATATCTGATTAATAAGACAAATTGTTACCCAAGCTTCAGTGTTTTCTATGTCCACTGACTGAGATCTCCAGCCCTAAAAGGcagaaatgaagaagaaaagaggggacagaagaaaaaaaaataaaaaataagaaaaagatgcacaaaatgaaaaaacaaagagtcTGGAAGTTAATAAAAGTGTGGCTGATGGATCCAAACTGTAATGACAACAAAACAACCCCAAAGCCAGTGGATTCTGCAAAACCGAAAATCACAACATGCATGAAGGAATTATAAAGATGAGATTAGACAACATACATACAACATGGGGTGATTAAACTGATTAATTCAATGTTGAGCATAAATCCACGACACAGCACATTTGGCAGTAGATGGCTCCAAACTCTGCACATAAATACAGAAGTGAAACCAAACTTGTTAAAGACCTGATTGGTGATTTttaggtagtttttttttttatttacctaaAGTACAGACTATACAACAGTCTTTCTTGTTTGTTGGAATTGAACAGTAATATTCACGTGCAATTTAAAGGTCACCCAGAACAAATAAAGTCATCACATAAATGATTACAGCAACTACTAGCAAATTTAGAAACTGATAAACAGAAAAACGCAAACAATTTTGATAACGTGTCTGTCTACCATTAGGTAGAAAAGCCAAATATTGTGAAGTTCCagcttttaaatatgtaaatattagcTTCATTTCATTGTCCTAAATTATATTAGGCATCTTTTAAGTGCTAGACAGAAAATAACTGATTAATTATCTGTCTTGACTTTTATTAAGTAGACCAAACCATCAACTGATTAATTaacaaagaagcaaagtaagAACCAAGTTAGTTACACCTCAAAAACACAAGAGTTTTGAACTCAATTGAAAGTTAGTAAGGAGTGTTAATGGCTCACTGACCCACTGCATAACTTTATATTCccattaattcattaattaagtCCAAAGAATCAACACCTAGACAACCAAGTTGAATGTTGTTATCATCGGTGACTGGTCAAGCTGAAATCAGGACAAACAAAATTCCACCGCATTACAGAAGACTTAATTTGACCTATTTAACCGGCTTAAATCCAACTCATTTTTAAAGCCTAAACTAGTTTCATTAGCAGAAACAAATTAATGGATAAAACCGCATCTACTGGTTAGCACTTCCACCgacaccaccatcatcatcatcaccaccaccataaTCACTAAAGCAGCTCTGTCAAAGGCAACCTGTGATTCACCTGCAACCATAgcagaataaaattaaaacaattatgttATCATATCTCAGCATCTAATACTCGTTTGCTTCTATTTCCCGATTCTAATTCAAAaaattcatcatcatcaccttaACTGAGTCAGTCAAAGACACCTTGTGGTCCATctgcaacaaagaaaacacaagaatcAAATACTATTTGTTGGCAATAAGTCGCTAACTTTCATATCAGCAAAGTCATATCCGTTTCCCAAAGCAAAACCAATATCTTCTTCACATCAGTGAAATCACTCCACATCCAAGTGAATTAACTCTTCTTAACACCATCATCACCTCCAAAATTGGATCTGTCAAAGACAACCTGGGTTCCtggatcaaaacaaaaacaagaggcatTATGAAGCTGAGCTTAACTATTCAAAAGTTTTAATTCTCTTGTTCTGGAGCTTTCATTTGTATCTCATAGTCTGATGAGTTGTCCTGGATGTGAAGATCTCATCATGCGCACTTTTAGTTCTTCTACTGGCCTAAAAACAGCCCTCCAATGCTGTAACAATCCATTCCTGACTTTGGAAGCAGCATCTTAAAAATCCAGCTCAATTCAAGTCGAACACATGTAAGTGGACCTTGATTTGATACTGATTTATCAACTGCCATCCTGTGTGTATGAGAAGTTCTAAAGGTGCACATCTATAAAATTTTACACATCTATAGTTTTATTACAAGTGAGCAAACTCCATGTGATGATTTACAGAGTGATACAGTTGAAAGCTCTGGAACAAGCCACCTAAAGAGAAGGGCACATCTCTATGCAccaatttacaaaataatcaATTATTAACAAACTCAATCTGTTATTGACAAATAcaatataaactataaaaagGCTATAAAAATTCGGGAATGATCTGATGTCTACAAGGAAGGTAAATTAGCACAGACATGGATGAAATTGTTGCTGTCTGCATGTACAGCATAATGTGATTTTTACTTTAGCCTCATAAGTTCAAATTAATTGGTGTCTTTataggaaaaagaaacaatactATGATAGTTAACCTGGGATGGATCCACCAACGACAACCTGTGCTCTGCCTGCAACATAAAAACCAAGTCATACATAAATCACAGTGAACCAGTTGCTCTGGTGATGTATTTTAAGGCTAATGCTGTTAAACCAACCTCTACAATTAATTCATTTAACTGTGTAATTTTTCAGTATCAAAAATGTACAGTTGCCATCTCATTTCCCTCAAATTACTGCCTTGATTTTTCCCAATGATCTTCACAACTCTCCTTTGATACAGCTCTGCGTTCATTTCCCTGCACATTATTTAGGATCAGTATCAGCGGCAGCATCAAAAGCCAGGTGAATTAGCACCTATTGTAATTAATATTTACTAATATTAATATCACCATCACCTTACTATGATCCGTCATAGACAACCTGTGCTCCAgctgcaaaaagacaaaagtcagTTTGCTCATATTTCTAAAACAGGATCTTCTCTCTTAGTCTCTTTGTCTTCATCATTACCAATTTCATTGTaaaccaggggtcaccaacatggtgcccgtgggcaccaggtagcccgcaaggaccacacGAGTAGCCCGCGGGcttgttctaaaaatagctcaccatagcaccacttaccaatgagctgcatctaatttttttgttgctattttttttaaatcacatttgatagttattgtgagaaatcattaacatttgattattaattgattattaataataacataaaattaaaggtaaattgagcagatttgttatttcaaaaggtgtgtatcaaactggtagcccttcgcattaatcggtacccaagaagtagctctcagtttccaaaggttggtgacccctgttGTAAACAATGCTTTGAGTGAAACTACAGAATATTTCTGTACCACTTCTCTGAATATATTTAAGTGAGGTGATAAAcagtttgcttttgttctctTTTAATGTTGAACTTAAAGCTTCTCTTTCTTGCAGAGTGCCTGTTTCTTTAAAGCATGgccttaaataaaaatgagtgtAATCTCACAACAACAAGCTCCTACCATTTTCATGTCACTCTTTAGTTTGCTGATGCCTGCTCTCTCGCTCTTGGTGGCGCCAACATTGCCCAGATGATGAATGGATATGGCCGGACTGATGCCGGCATCCATCTCTCGTACTGGGGAGAAGGGGGAGGACCATACAAGTATAAAGACAATAACTTcacaatgcaaattaaaaatatacacattaatacaaaataaaaataaatcctgttTACTCTGTCACATAAACCGAAGGCCGTGAGTAAAAATACGATAGGTTGAGATAGGATTTTGCTGTTAGACTAACCACTGAGCTGCACACCAAACTCCTTCCCACTGAGGATGTGGTGGAGAAGGTTCTTCAGTTCAGAAGGACTCAAACTCATCAGACTCTCTGTAGCCTcctctcctacacacacacagacacacacacaccttttggTTTCCTCAAATTCCCAAAATGTTCTTCCAAGATcaaaaattcaaatgtgttaCAAAGAACACAGATAcgcatatatacacacacttcgTTTGAATGTGTATTTGTCTGAATAACAAAAAATGTAGTTGTTAAATTCAATTACtataattgtaatattttaattttgcaaGCTTGAAATAGTTGCATTTTTTGCATAATATAcgagaatatttaaaatgaacctttttgtgtttggttaTAACTTAAAAAACACTTCTGGCATATTGCTGAGTAAGTAATGTCTTATGGCAAATATATAGCTTTCACAGattgtttttcttacatttaccCAGAAATGCACAAATGACATGAAACTAATGATCATCTTATTACTTCTTCCTTACCTGAACAGTTGAGTGACTGTGCCAATTCAGTTGCCATGACCTGGATGATGAGACCGATACGAAGCCGTAACATCTCACTAAACAGACTGGGCTGAGTCCTGATGCTCATAGCCAGGTACACCATGATCTCCTGAAGGAGAACAGACTTAGATTAGATGAATAAAAAAGGCAGAATGACAAATTCATGCTTCATTCTGGAGAATGACAAATTCATGCTTCATTCTGGAGAATGACACTCACTTGTGTGAGTATGGCCACACTTATGTCGTTGTCACTGGCTTCGTCAATGAGAGCAGCCAACTGGTCTGGAGGTATTGGAGCAGTGATGGTTTTCTCTCTGGGTTCAGGAGGGAGACCCACTGTCAGGTGCTTCTGGTGCGCTAGCAAATCAGAGCAGGCCTACAGAGAGATaacaaccaatcagagaagaaaTGTTATATATGAGGTTTTCAATGTGCAAGATAAACTGGTTCGTTTACTAAGCAAACTGCATTTGAGGACTTATTTTTGAACTAAAATCATAACTAACCAATTtatcacattttacagaaaatcaCTGACAGGTTTTTTACataagttaaaaagaaaaactaaatcagtCTCAGAAGGAAAAACTGGATCAATCACGCtgctcttgtgtgtgtgtataacctTGTGTGTTTCATACCGAGTCGAGTTCCTCCACCTTCTTCTTCAGAATGCCAGAGATCATCCTAACAAGGCCCCACTGTTTGAGTTCACCTGCCTTCTCATAAAGGTCAGTCAATAGAGATTGCACTGTGGAGCCTCCCCCGTGCAGATGAGTGTCCCAATCCATACCCCTGTGACAGAAGAtcaacacacagtaaaacatagTCTAATGAGGGTTGGCAGGTGACGTCCAGATTTCAGGCAGTTTGACGCCAGCTTCTCATCATGCACTTTTATCCATAAGATTAATGAGTAAGATATGTATAAACGCTATTCACAGTTGTATCTTGCTTTACAGACAGCTTTTAAATCTGGGGTGATTCTACTTgtcttacatttttctttcatatgTCCATGAAAACGTTTAATTTGAGGCTGAGCAgaaaatttgtgttttcttgtactttagtacttttaaatttaaaagattttgCTTGCGATGTACCAATACCAatacagctgcagaaaaaaaaaactctcactTGTCTTTGAAGAGGATATAAAGGATGTCAGCTTGGTCCTGGAGATTTTGTGCGTCTTTCAGCAGTTGTACTAAAGCGTTGTAATCAATGGCTCCACTAGCATCTTTGGGGATGCCGCTGTCTGTTGAGACTGCCAGCTCTGGAGACTGCCGGTGGGAGAGATTTAGAGAGGAATTTATGGAAAGAGTTTAAACATTAATCACTGAGGCTCTTTGAGGATGGTTCACAGCATTTAGGGAATAGGCTGGAGTAgtttatgaaaaaaacataaaaagaatgtGAGGCCAAGTAAATAAATGCAAGCTCAACCTGTGTTTCTTGTGGTGTAAAGGATTCTGGGAGATTTAGGTTGAGTGAAGGCTGAGGGGAGCCAAACAGCTTATTAGGCAGGTACATGTTGACATCTGGTTCAAatatcacaaaacaaaagaaaacaaacatggatCTTGTGTCACTGTTATCATCCTAAAGTACTAAAAACTGGTTACTTCTTTAAATCTCTACATATTTGAGATTAATGATCATAATGGATCTACTCACTGTGTACATTAAGATCTTGAGCCTTGTTCATCAGAGTCACCATCTCCTTGGTTTTGGTGGCCACAGCCTTGAACCTGCTCAGTCCTTTGACCTGCCGTTTCTGCTTCTTCGGGGCAGCGTGGGCCAAGAGGTGATCCAGGTATTGAGCAAGATCGTCAGCCTCTGGAGATGAGGACACAAGGGATTGAATGtagagatatagagatataggggaagagtgagggagggaagagattgagataaaaaaaaccaaacaaaaaaaaaaaaacactgaaaccaaaCAACAGCTACCTTGCAGTGGGACTTTTAACCATTTTTTCCATAGTCACCATTTCTCACCATTGTCTACTGATCTTACCATCATCATGACGTAACTCATGCACATAGCCATTGCCCTCCTCATTATCTCCATCGTGGTGACCTGCTACACCAGGACATTTAACGTCCAGGAAGCTGAGGTGAGCAAAACAGGATGTAGTCAAGAACTCTGACAGCTTCCCTGTTTGGATCctaatgaggaagaggagaaaaatcaCTGGGATGTGTGATTTTGAACTTTGCCAAGTTACTTTCTGATGTGGTTCATATTGTATAATATTGGATTAAAAGctccaaaatgcaaaaatattaattcacCTTGCTCCTCCGTAATATCCATCCTGTAGCTTCCTTAGTGTAGCCAATACTGCAGGGTCGAGGTCTGTGTGGTcatcagctaaaaaaaaacaaagtgcaggGACAAAACAGTATTCaggttttttaatttaaaaaaacaaaaacctcctTTGAGTTCATACTCACTCAGCATTGTCTGTGAAATAGGAAATGTCACAGTGGGTCGTCCAGTCATTCTCCATCTGGATGAGAGGTAGGAGATTTCTGTCCTTAACATCTCCACAATCATTTTGTTATCCAATGCCAAGTAGAACTGCTGGTGGTCGATGAACTGTGGGGTCAAGTGCAAACAATGCCGGTGACATAACCGGactttttgaatttttatttttattttaccaggaaaaaactaaattaaagcacatatttaattttttagttttagcatTTAGTATTTACTGCTATGGTTTGTTTTTAACCTGAGGTGTGAATGAGAAGATGTTGTTCCTGATGATGTAAAACTTGGAGGTTCCCAGCACTCCAATTCTCCTGTAGGGTCGTCCTGTCAGGCCCAGTCTTGAGTTCCGACCTGAgacaaagcaggaaaaacaaaaatgaaagtatGGTAGGTAAAAGTATGTCAAGTATCCTGCTATCACCAGTTCGTTGTTTGCAAAGTCTTTATGAGGCTACTGACACTGCAAATTAGCAATTTggacagacaataaaaaatagTTCTCTCCGATATTGTA harbors:
- the phka1a gene encoding phosphorylase b kinase regulatory subunit alpha, skeletal muscle isoform isoform X9, with the protein product MRSRSNSGVKLDNYARIVHQTILRHQDPVTGLLPGSKDQPDAWIRDNVYSIVSVWALSLAYRKNADRDEDKAKAYELEQSVVKLMRGVLQCIMRQLDKIEKFKYSRSTSDSLHAKYNTRTCATVVGDDQWGHLQVDATSLFLFFLAQMTASGLHIIYTQDEVDVVQNLMFYIEAAYKVADYGMWERGDKTNQGITEINASSIGMAKAALEALDDLNLFGAKGGPGSVVHALADDIQHCQSILTSMLPRASMSKEVDAGLLAIISYPAFAVEDMSIVNMTKEEIISKLQGRYGCCRFLRDGHKTPKEDPNRLYYESAELKLFENIECEWPLFWTYLILDGIFINSLEQVQEYQEALEGILIKQKDGIRLVPELYSVPPDKVEEEYMNPHTVERIPMGKCPLKWGQSLYILGNLLSEGFLAPGEIDPLNRRFSTIPKPDVVVQVSILAETEDIKELLLKNGINVETVADIHPIHVQPSRVLSHIYARLGRNSRLGLTGRPYRRIGVLGTSKFYIIRNNIFSFTPQFIDHQQFYLALDNKMIVEMLRTEISYLSSRWRMTGRPTVTFPISQTMLTDDHTDLDPAVLATLRKLQDGYYGGARIQTGKLSEFLTTSCFAHLSFLDVKCPGVAGHHDGDNEEGNGYVHELRHDDEADDLAQYLDHLLAHAAPKKQKRQVKGLSRFKAVATKTKEMVTLMNKAQDLNVHNVNMYLPNKLFGSPQPSLNLNLPESFTPQETQSPELAVSTDSGIPKDASGAIDYNALVQLLKDAQNLQDQADILYILFKDKGMDWDTHLHGGGSTVQSLLTDLYEKAGELKQWGLVRMISGILKKKVEELDSACSDLLAHQKHLTVGLPPEPREKTITAPIPPDQLAALIDEASDNDISVAILTQEIMVYLAMSIRTQPSLFSEMLRLRIGLIIQVMATELAQSLNCSGEEATESLMSLSPSELKNLLHHILSGKEFGVQLSVREMDAGISPAISIHHLGNVGATKSERAGISKLKSDMKMGWRSQSVDIENTEAWVIQSTAARLIFDQLKETCHTAVHILSGCLAQSSDFQPQSGQVQSIFSFFLFYLNNVFQVYNPSLLLGSASERHPDGPYTARQKIPCIAFQLSGRTVSRLTTIIL